GTTATACGGAGTTAATGAGAATTCCCTGTGTAAGAAAATGACACTGTACCCGTTTGCTAAGAACTGTTCAGCACTAGATGCACCACGAGTACCGGcagaaaaattatcaataaaCCGTACTGTATTGTTTTCCAATGGAACAGTAGTACCACCAGAGGTGATAAGAACTattttgttccttttcAGGGAATATTGCAAATCAATAAACTCTTTAGCGTCCTTAATTAATTCATCGATATAAGCAGGCTTAGGGTTAGTCTTGAAATATTGCTCTTCCTCAGTAGTGTAGGCGACTGGAAACAGCTCTTCTTTGATTGTACGATCAATGGCATGACTTATTTCAGTAACGGACGTATGAATTTGAGGCCTGTTGAGCACGGGTAGAGGCGGCATGGCTATGGTatagagaaaaaggaagcgTCGGCTGCTACTCTACACAGTATATGACAATTACTAAATCTGTTGTGTTTAATTGTCTTAGCTTCTTATACAGATGTCCTGTTGGTGACAATGcctttttaaaaaaaaaaagcgtTAACAATAGGTCACTCCTCCGGTTTTTTGTCGTTTGACGAATTCGGGTCATCGAATTCTTCCCTTACCAATAAAGCTGTTGGGAAGATATCTAAAACGGCTCCTATGTAGTAAAGTTAGTATACACAGGCACACAATTGAGAGCTCCTTATTTTGTCGTAATTAGGTTAATTCATGTGATGACCTTCGTTGCCCGATACTTCGTAGCATTAATCAttcattgtttttcttgatttttccAGCATACATTGTCATTCTGGTATAAGTCGACgtgaaaaagaatatattattgttggaatgaaattctaacATCGTCTATCGACTAGTGTTCATATTACCAGTATATTATTATACACGGTGTAAaaagatgacataaagattgagaaacagtcatcgaatttagtggaagctgaaatgcaaggataaatgtaataggataatgaacTGACATATaaaacgaaagaagaaataagaatattgtgtagaattatcgaaCGTCCTTTTGTGGACTCCTGTATCCTtgaggagaacttctagtatattctgtatactTAATATTGTAGCATTAACGACATCGGAATTCtaacaattatctaattattctGCTGATAATTAGAGGTTAATAATagtattaatgaagaaCTAAGTACTGATCTTCTTATACTATATAAGAGAGGTGTATAAAAGTCAATAATATTCTGTTAAGTAAGTCGATAAGGTGAAAGTCAGACGTCAAATATCTGGTCTCTTGGCCCAGTTGGTTAAGGCACCGTGCTAATAACGCGGGGATCAGCGGTTCGATCCCGCTAGAgaccatatttttttatgagaATCTCCTAGAAGACTAATAGGAAATGCAGGACTCTAGCCAtgaacttttctttactttttaCTACTGTATCGATATAAAACCCCTATAAATATAAACATATGTGTTTGTTTCAATGAGAAtaaaataagaaataaaaaaaactctCATGTCATTTCAATAACGCCCGTTTCTCTGCGCTTTGTTAAAAGAGGGTGGGCCCCTCTTGTTCTTAGGTCCCCTGGGAAAGTCCTGCCTATTGTAGTTAGACCGGCTTGAATAATCACTTGTTCTGCTGTTTTGGGTGTTTCTGGGAAAATCTAAAGGATGCGCCtgaacttttttatttttcgttACTTTGTAGCTCTGTGGGCTGAATGGAGACTTCCTCTTCCTGTTATTACTGTTTTCATAACTATTGTTGTTACTATTTTTGTTCCTTGTAGATTGCATTTTGTTCTTCCATTTCATTTTATCTCTATAATTTCTTGAACCGGGGAGATCGTATGCATCGTCGTTATATTCGTAATCAAACAAATTGAATTCTTGTTCGCTATCAAAGTTTTGCCCTTCAGAAGTTGCGCGTTTATAGTCCTTCAATTGATTAAAATAGTGCTGTTTGAATTTTACGGCCAGGTTGTCACCGCAAAATGCACTTCCATCAGTGTTCGGCACTCTGGATGACCTTCTTTCGGCACAGTCATCACCAAAATGACCGCCGTTCCCACAGTTATAACAGAAAACAGTTTGAAAGTCAAAGTCACCATTGTTGGCACTTTTAGTTTTTAACAAATAAGATCTCCAAATACTAGGACATCTTTCTCTCGAGTGTCTCTTACTATTGCAAAGCGTGCAGAACACCTTCTTCCATTTGTGAGGACACTGCGATTTATAATGGCCGTTTGCATTACAATTAGAACAGATAATAGCCTTGGGGCAGTGCTGTGAGTAATGATCATCCATAAACCCACAGTAAGTACATATCACATGGGgacaatttcttttcaaatgcCCTCTTTGCGAGCAATTATTACATTTTGGCTCCGCCTCCATTATTGCACCATTTGAGTCATAATCTTTTATTCCAAAATACCGTCCTTGGCCACGCAAAGTTCTCAGTTCCTCTGGGTTAGCATCTACGTCCTCTATGGACGGAGCCAATAATTTATTAAACGATGACGAGTCGCCTCCTGTCGGTGTTGTGTCCTTCACAAACGGCAAGCTATCCATACTTTCCACCTCAGATAACAATGTCGACATAATATCTTCACTCCGTGGTTGGGTTCCTTTGCCTCCCTCATATCAGAATGCCTAGCCTTTCACTCATCGCATCGCTAAttttgcaatttttcatttttttttatgaacc
This region of Saccharomyces paradoxus chromosome IX, complete sequence genomic DNA includes:
- the AIR1 gene encoding TRAMP complex RNA-binding subunit (Zinc knuckle protein~similar to YIL079C), with the protein product MSTLLSEVESMDSLPFVKDTTPTGGDSSSFNKLLAPSIEDVDANPEELRTLRGQGRYFGIKDYDSNGAIMEAEPKCNNCSQRGHLKRNCPHVICTYCGFMDDHYSQHCPKAIICSNCNANGHYKSQCPHKWKKVFCTLCNSKRHSRERCPSIWRSYLLKTKSANNGDFDFQTVFCYNCGNGGHFGDDCAERRSSRVPNTDGSAFCGDNLAVKFKQHYFNQLKDYKRATSEGQNFDSEQEFNLFDYEYNDDAYDLPGSRNYRDKMKWKNKMQSTRNKNSNNNSYENSNNRKRKSPFSPQSYKVTKNKKVQAHPLDFPRNTQNSRTSDYSSRSNYNRQDFPRGPKNKRGPPSFNKAQRNGRY